GAATTAAGAAAAGAGGGGATAAGAGCACTTCCATTGAATTTTTTAAGCGATATGGAGAATCTTATCCAAGAAATTTTAAAAGTTTATAAAGGAGAGATTATAGAGACATTTCCAGATGGTGTGTTTAAGTTCTTAAATCTTAAAGGAGGAAGGAAATTGAGGTCTGATAGAGAAGTTTTGTTTAAAGAATTGAAGAGATTTATAAAGTTTCCACTTGAGTTTTCAACAACAAACAGAGATTTCATAGATGCGTGTTTGTGCGTCATATGTGGGATATTCTATGTGAAGGGTGAAACTAAAAAATTTGGTGGCAAAGAAGGAACAATTTATCTTCCTATAATAAAGTCTTTTCTCTAATAGAAAATCTTTTTGTAAATTTAAG
Above is a genomic segment from Caldisericia bacterium containing:
- a CDS encoding DUF429 domain-containing protein, which translates into the protein MLLVGIDLSIKRKSGICVVDKYSKFINSKFQLGLTVRFNELVRFLSEERDIQLVVIDAPLTYPDKNFRDAEIELRKEGIRALPLNFLSDMENLIQEILKVYKGEIIETFPDGVFKFLNLKGGRKLRSDREVLFKELKRFIKFPLEFSTTNRDFIDACLCVICGIFYVKGETKKFGGKEGTIYLPIIKSFL